A genomic region of Carettochelys insculpta isolate YL-2023 chromosome 7, ASM3395843v1, whole genome shotgun sequence contains the following coding sequences:
- the C7H10orf143 gene encoding uncharacterized protein C10orf143 homolog isoform X3, producing MELQALHARRRRGALLLHEPGDPERKRVCKSLETFPNESEFCQQLNECAMDYWTMELDSKQKSSIEQFIPQTTKEKQNSMIFQNHGGKGNAQPCQRCIAGESTSG from the exons ATGGAGCTGCAGGCGCTGCACGCGAGGCGGCGGCGGGGGGCGCTGCTCCTGCACGAGCCGGGAGACCCGGAGCGC AAACGAGTATGCAAGAGTTTAGAGACCTTTCCAAATGagagtgagttttgccaacaattAAATGAATGTGCTATGGATTACTGGACTATGGAGCTGGATTCTAAACAGAAAAGTTCCATAGAACAATTTATTCCTCAGACTACTAAGGAAAAGCAAAATTCAATG ATTTTTCAAAATCACGGAGGCAAAGGTAATGCCCAGCCTTGCCAAAGATGTATTGCAGGAGAATCT ACTTCAGGCTGA
- the C7H10orf143 gene encoding uncharacterized protein C10orf143 homolog isoform X1: protein MELQALHARRRRGALLLHEPGDPERKRVCKSLETFPNESEFCQQLNECAMDYWTMELDSKQKSSIEQFIPQTTKEKQNSMIFQNHGGKGNAQPCQRCIAGESYLGTDSNATDNSAIV, encoded by the exons ATGGAGCTGCAGGCGCTGCACGCGAGGCGGCGGCGGGGGGCGCTGCTCCTGCACGAGCCGGGAGACCCGGAGCGC AAACGAGTATGCAAGAGTTTAGAGACCTTTCCAAATGagagtgagttttgccaacaattAAATGAATGTGCTATGGATTACTGGACTATGGAGCTGGATTCTAAACAGAAAAGTTCCATAGAACAATTTATTCCTCAGACTACTAAGGAAAAGCAAAATTCAATG ATTTTTCAAAATCACGGAGGCAAAGGTAATGCCCAGCCTTGCCAAAGATGTATTGCAGGAGAATCT TATCTAGGCACTGATTCCAACGCGACTGACAATTCAGCCATTGTGTAG
- the C7H10orf143 gene encoding uncharacterized protein C10orf143 homolog isoform X2, giving the protein MELQALHARRRRGALLLHEPGDPERKRVCKSLETFPNESEFCQQLNECAMDYWTMELDSKQKSSIEQFIPQTTKEKQNSMIFQNHGGKGNAQPCQRCIAGESGHFNHIVGL; this is encoded by the exons ATGGAGCTGCAGGCGCTGCACGCGAGGCGGCGGCGGGGGGCGCTGCTCCTGCACGAGCCGGGAGACCCGGAGCGC AAACGAGTATGCAAGAGTTTAGAGACCTTTCCAAATGagagtgagttttgccaacaattAAATGAATGTGCTATGGATTACTGGACTATGGAGCTGGATTCTAAACAGAAAAGTTCCATAGAACAATTTATTCCTCAGACTACTAAGGAAAAGCAAAATTCAATG ATTTTTCAAAATCACGGAGGCAAAGGTAATGCCCAGCCTTGCCAAAGATGTATTGCAGGAGAATCT GGACACTTCAATCATATTGTAGGATTGTGA